One Candidatus Methylacidithermus pantelleriae genomic window, CACTGCTTACAACCTTCGACCCACCCCTTGTGCAACGGGCCTCACCGCAGCAAAAGGCATCCCCATTTGCCCTTACCCCTTTTTCCCACGGATCCCATCTCCCTCAAGCCGTACCCCTCCGTAGTCATCCTGCCGTTCCTCCTGCCTACCATTTTCCCTTACGCTCCTAGCACGCACCTATCACGCTACCGTACCTTTCCCTCGCAACCCACCGCATACCCTTTCCCCCCCAACTCGGCAGAACCTGTCACTCCTCATCTTTTCCCGGTCACCTTTCCCGCCTCTCACATGGACAAACACAACCCACCTTCTTTGCCCGTAGAAAGTTTCGCCATCTCCTCCCTCCAAGACTCTACTAGCGGAAAAGCCAGTCCACGAAGACGCCCTGGGAGAGCAATCACATATTCCGGACCTTTTCCGCCGCTCATCTCAGGCGGCCGCACCCTTTGGTAGCCTATGCTTTCCAAAACCTCCAGCACACTCCCACTGCCCTTATGGCATTCACATATCACAATCGGTCCGTCCCTTCTCAATGTGTTTATGCCTCCTTCTAAAACCAGTCCCTCTGCCCCTTCCACATCAATCTTCACTAATTCCGGCGGCCTGGTATCCTCCCGCTCGCGATCGATCGTGACAACTTCTATTCTACGGATCGCACTACAACTCCCGGCCGTTGCACCATCCCGAGGTGATTCTACTAAACGACCCTGGTGGTGACTCGAAAGATCCCGAAGGAACCAGTGCGGTCCGTCTTTGCTCCCAACTGCGACTGGCCGAACAACGACGTTACTCAATCTGTTTTTCTCAATCGTTCGCACAATAAGTCGCACATTATCTTGATCCGGCTCAAACATCCGAACATATGCCTTCGGCCACAGCTGGCATGCCACCCAACTATAAAAGCCAATATTCGCACCGATATCCCAAAAGCTTTGGATCTGTGAAAGCCTGGCTAACGATCGGAAAAAAGCTAACATGGACGGCTCCGGCCCTTCCGGAAGAAACCAGAGCGACATGTGTTCTACAAGGCGCACACACACAGGAAACTCCACAGCAGCAACCTTCGTGAAGATTGGTACGTTTAGGAACCTGAGGATTGCTCTTCCCACTGCCACCTTCCGGACAACATTTAAAGGATGGATATTTTGTCGAACGCTCCAAAGGCATTGATAGAACAAGGTACTTCTAGTCATGTACGATCCTCCTACGATGCCATCAGCTTTGCTTATGACTTAGCTAGCCGATTGTAAGCATCTGTTGGCTAACAATTGCGGGTTTGCTCTGCAGCTTTAAAAAGGGAAAAGAAAAGACCTGGTTTGGAAAAGAGATACTTACACTCATGCTCTACGCAATCCGTAGAATGTCCTTCCTTCTATAAGAGAGACTCGATACTCTTCGTGGCCGTTTCTGAGCCCGGTGCCTACCCTGAAGCATACATCCGTTTTGATGTCTTGCTTCTCCCGGAACGAAAAAGACCTGAGAACGCGCCTGCAAACCCTCAGGTGTTCCAAATTCTCTCTGGCTTGGGAACCGTCGTCTATCCCGGGTAGGCGAAGTCGCGTCGCCTACCTCCAGGGGCAAATTCTGTGTCTTGCTTACCCATACTTGCCGCCTTATCGTAGGCTTCGGGAGTGGTGTAGTGCGATTTGGGAGTCGTTAACCGGGGCTGCCCTTTTCGGTGTAGCAGTAACTGGGTGACTCCGTGTCGCCCATTTCCACTCGCCGCTCGATCCTACCGAATCAGCAACGTGCGGAATTTCCGGCATGCGGGTTTTCGGGCAACGTTGCGGCAGGATTATGCCTAGAGAAGCTTTTTCAGCCTCCCTTCGGTACTCCCCCATGCCTTTGGCTCCCTGCGCGACGTTTCCCTTCAACTAAGGTCCCTATCTCAGACTTTGTCCGAGTTCTGCCGTAACATGAGCCCACCCGATTCCCTCCTGGTGCTACTCCAAGCCCTCGTGGAGTAGTTGTCGGCCCATTTGGCGCTAGCCCGAATCGCCACCCAAATGGGCCTGCCGTGCTCGTGCATCGTCCTTTGGACACACCCGCTGGCCAATTGCTCAGGGTGGCTCTCCCCACTGCACACATTGCTCTCTTTCCTAGCTTGGCTTCGCGCCTCACCTGCTGCCGCAAGCTCGGCATCCACATTTTGCATTTCGAGGCTTTGCTCGATCGTTTACTTTCGTTAGGGGCTCCTTGCCGACTCGCCAGCTTTCCGGGCCTTTTCGTGAGAGGCCTCGACCACCAGCAGCCCCTCCAGGCGTTTGCGACAGGAGCCATAGTTACCGACTGTGGACCACTTCCTGCCCACTGCACGATCTACGTTTTTATGGACGCGCGCCAACGATTCGCCAGGGAATACGCTCTTTGCAGGGAAAACGCGGAAAGTCTAGCCACCTGCGAAAGAAAAGAAACCGCTCCGCCTCAGCCCGCAATCTGCTTTAGGCTCT contains:
- a CDS encoding FkbM family methyltransferase — protein: MTRSTLFYQCLWSVRQNIHPLNVVRKVAVGRAILRFLNVPIFTKVAAVEFPVCVRLVEHMSLWFLPEGPEPSMLAFFRSLARLSQIQSFWDIGANIGFYSWVACQLWPKAYVRMFEPDQDNVRLIVRTIEKNRLSNVVVRPVAVGSKDGPHWFLRDLSSHHQGRLVESPRDGATAGSCSAIRRIEVVTIDREREDTRPPELVKIDVEGAEGLVLEGGINTLRRDGPIVICECHKGSGSVLEVLESIGYQRVRPPEMSGGKGPEYVIALPGRLRGLAFPLVESWREEMAKLSTGKEGGLCLSM